The following nucleotide sequence is from Aphelocoma coerulescens isolate FSJ_1873_10779 chromosome 9, UR_Acoe_1.0, whole genome shotgun sequence.
CTTCACTCAATTTTGGCAGAAGTAAAGCATGACTTgctatagaaaaaaatatttagaactCTAAAACTCCACAAAATTCAGAAGTGATGCCACAGTCTTCAGGAGTCTCTGAGCTCTTGAAGTAAATATGAATGCTGTTGAATGTTTTAGAAAAGGCTTCATTTACTTAAAAAGTTAATTGACCTACTGAAATTTTATtatcagggaaaacaaaaaatttaaCCAATCTTAacaaatttccccccctttttagCCAACTTTGAATTCATTCATCATCACCATAACCACTATATATATTCCAATTCCAATAACGAGGTCTTTCAACATCAGCAGTATAAGCTGTCAAAGCAACAGGGTCAGAGGCTGCATCCCAGAGTGCCTGACAGCACTGTTTTATACAAGCAGATACAGAGACTGCTAGAAAGGAGCTGGCAACTCTTATTTGGCATTGAGCAGTAAATTAGCTTGGGCTAAAGATGAGATTTTAgcacaaaaaaaatacaaaaattagtcTTTCAGAACTTCCCTATTGTTCATAACTGAAAAATGCAGCAATGCAGCATAGTGTccatttccctcccccccccccccctctttttttttcagggtggCTCTGAGGTGTAAACACATTTCTAGAATTTCtactgaattaattttctggggaaaaaaaaaatccacagatgGCAAATGTCCATAGTTACAAACTCTGGATCTGGACAGCTGGTTTCTTAACTGCAGCAGTATTCACAGATTTCTAGAATAGCTGAGGTTAGaggagaccttaaagcccatcccagcccagcccctgccatgggcagggacacctcccactgccccaggctgctccaagccccctccagcctggccttggacactgccagggatccaggggcagccacagcttctctgggcaattgtgccagggcctcaccaccctcatagggAAGAACTCCTGTGTCAAAAAACATGACTGAAAAAGTAAAGCTTTTATCAAAAACCAATAATCTTCTCACTATAACCTGACaggattggttttgttttttttaataccgTACGCACACGTAGCGGCCTACATAAGAACTGCCATATCTTAGCAATTATGAGGTCCTTAAAGATATACGAATCATTTATTATCCTGATTTTTAACACTCGAGCTTAGTAACTGGTGCAGGGGCCGGGGCTTGAGCAGCGCTCCGGCCCATGGAGCCGCTCGGCGAGGCTCCGTACCCTCACAGGCGGCCGCTGCCGGCCTCCAGCCACCACCCGACCGCCGGCCCCTCGTCGCTCCCGCTCGCACCTTTGGGGAAGACGAGCTGCGAGGCGTCCTCCTCCACGTCTGCCGTCCGCGGGTCACTGCCGCCCGCCGCCATCACCGGAAAGCCGCGGCGGAAAGGGCGGCCCCGCCCCAGCGGGAGGACGGGCGGCTCTCAGGGCGGGAACGGCCCTGCCCCGGCTgagggcggcgggagcggccctGCCCCGGCTgagggcggcgggagcggccctGCCCCGGCTTgagggcggcgggagcggccctGCCCCGGCTGAGGGCTGCGGGCGCGGCTGCTTCTCCCTCTCTCCGAAGGACCGGCGGCCGATTCTATCCTGGGCATTGCTGAGTATAAAAGAGCTCGGTTGTCGCTGTGGGGCACTGAGTAAACAGCGGGAGCAGGGAGTCTGAGTGCTCTCGCAACAAAACAGCCCTTAGAGGTGTGTTTAAACTCGCTTAGCAATTAGCTCCTCTTAGAGAGGGAAAGCAGTGGGGtgaatgtatgtatgtatgaaCAGAGGGCAAATAGCTGTGGCAGACCAAGACTGCAAGTCCCTAACAAGAGGGTGTAGCCTTGGGGGCGGCCTCTTCTCGCAGGCAACAAGCGACAGGACGAGAGGACATGGTATTAAGATGCGACAGGGGAGGGTTAAATTGAACGTCacgaaaaatttcttcacagaaggggtgattagacattggagtgggctgcccagggatgtggtggagtcaccgtccctggcggtgtttaaggaaagattgaaggtggcactcagtgccatggtctagttggcAGGGTGGTTTTCACTCAGAGGTTGGATGAtctcgatgatctcagaggtcttttccaacctaatcgATTCTGTGATCATGAACCCAAAGCCTTACAAGGCGCGAACCAGGGCCCGAGAGCTGGAGTGTGGGAACACTGAGGGAAACAGTACTCCTCCTTCGCACGAGCAAACTCTTTTTCTGCTCTGTCCCTTAGGAAATAACCAAAGAGCTCAAAACTGCGCTGGTGTCCCTCACCAgactgcacagcagcagctgtttgcCCAGGAGCACCTGAGGGTTCCAAGGCATCAGATGCATCTTCACACCAGTGGCAGCTACAGCCAGCTCCATTTTGCTACCAGAACATCCTCCAGCTAGACAGCAAACCCCAGCCTCAGGAAAACTGTGACTGTGCCAGAATTTCTGTCTAGCTCACTGTGATTAATAGACCTCGGACTGTTAGGAAGGAGAATTGATATCATAAATAACACACTTCATAAGGAAAGTTAATTTTCAGACTATCCAGAAATAATCTACAGACCCCTAAAAGTCATAGCCAGGCTGAAAATGAAGATAGTTCTCCCAACAGTGCCAGCAAAATAACTTATGGAGCAGTGTTTTCCCTAGAGAGCTCACATATAAGTGCCTAACCAGCCTAAGACTCTTAAAGTAATCATCTTATCAGCCCTTACTATGTCATCCTGCACCctttaagaaagacaaaaatagaCTGTTGAAGGATTTATTATGAAACCACTCCTGTTCTCATAAACTTGTATCCATGCCTAGGTGAATGGTTTCCTGCAtgctgggaaaaggaataaatcAAAAATAATCTAGAAGAATGTGAAGAGATCAAATaatagatttttattatttgttatCTGGATAATGAACATAGCAGAGAAACTGATTGGAAAGTAATTTGCTAAGTGATACAAGCAGAAAGACATCCAGGAATATGGAATGGAAATATCTTGGGGAACATCTGGCAAATTAAACAATTTCAATTAGGCTTACAAGAAAACAAGGAAATCCATGCCAGATTGAGGAGAGAAGCATTTAAAATCACTTGGAATCCTGATGGCTTCTCAAATAATCCGTCAACTCAGAATGTCATGATTCTCAGAGCAATAGGTAGCTCACAGAGGTTTAAGTCATtaatttccctttttgttttcccccAAGCATCCATTCTACCTAAGTATATAAAACCAAGACTTTATAGGTACAATTAAAGAGACTATCATGAAAGATTAAGTTTATTATCCCTGATGTGTTTGGCtaagagcaaaataaaaacattcctGAATGGAAGCTgctctgcccccccccccatttaaaaaaaatattttaaaaaataaacttatAAGCCCCACAGTAAATATTGTTCAGCTGCTGCAACAAACCAGACATAGCAGAATACCTGaccttttgttatttttaaaatgcactgGCTTCTTCCTCACTAATAATGACTGTTTTGGTATTTATCAACAAAATATGCATAGAAAAGTGAGGTAAGCTTGATTAAAATGAAGTGAATGACTATAGGTACTTTTAAACAGCTTTACTGGTGACATCCTAAaataaactgactgaaaaaaaaaaaaagaataattggCCAAATGGAATTTATCATGAACAAAGTCTCTAATATTCCATATTCCAGGGCAAAAAACTTTGATCCTTGCTGGAGACATGGTACTGAGTAGCAGATTGTTAGACAGACCTATCATGGGAATTCCTATGTTGCCACAGTTTAAACACAGATCCTGTACCAACTACCTGCACCTACAGAGACCTTACAAAATGCTCACCTAACTATCTCCATGTAATCAAATGTAGGAACAACTAACAACAAGGATAATCTGTTATTACCATAAACCTATTTTGTCATATGCTTTCCTTCTAATTCATCAGCAGAATAAATTTGATTTTCCTAGGAGTTTTTTAAGCTTTCTGACAGTAATTGTGTCTTTTCTGTGGAGTGCCAGTGTGGTAGGAGTAGATCTTTGTGGAGATAACCACCCACTGAGAGCACCATGTGCCACAGTAGCCAGCATTGCACAAGACAGGCATGATTTTCATCTGTGTACTTGAAGTATAACTCTTCAGGTTTAGGTTTTCATACCATTTTACCTTTATTTTTACtccatttaaaattatatatccAAAACTATAATGAATGAACATGTATGAGCAAAGTAAAATTATATTAATATCCGGTAATAAAGTCATAGTAAGAGTCTGAATGCCAAGCTGCATGATCTGTTCagtttttaaatacatatatgACATTATCAACTGGTTGTATAATACATAACTTATGACAGAATTAATCTGATTATAAGAGCAGTCTAGCTGCccatagaaaaaaataacagttcaATAATATAGATGTTGTTCAATTTGTAGAATTATatacttgttttaaaaaatgtggtAACAATACTCTTCTGTGCTTGCTGTGTTTTGTTAGTGATCATCAAACATTCACAAGTCATCTTTTCCCAGACTGTGGCAAAACCATCCTAGGAACTCTCCTACCATACTGTTCCATGTACTATCAGTATACATATTCATTTATTGAGTTGCATAGGAAAGTgttctggttttcatttttatcttcAAGATAAAAATGGCATTTCTCAATCACAGATAAAAcagatttcttttctgtgttaaaaaaaatgctgaagtaTTCTTCCTTTGAACTATCCTCTAGAAGTTTCTGctaatttttctgtaattttgttcTAGAAGGAGGCGAGTGCTAAATGACTAATTCATTTTGTTTCTTATTTCAAACAGAAGTAACAACAAAAGAAACTGTTTCCAGGAGAATTATCCTGGTTTATATTTAGCCTGGATTGACCTATTTCAGTGTGCAGTCATATGTACACCCTTCTACCTGGCCTCATCCTCCCTGTGAGCTGCTGAGTTCCTGCAGTCACGGAATGCAACATGCATGGAAGAACTTCTGATGAAAGATTTTATGTCTGACTGATTCAATAGGAAACCAAAAAGATCAAGTAAGGAAAAGCATATGACACTAAAATACATAAATTAAGTCACTGTATTCCTGCCAACAAAGCTGAGAGAATATACTTGATAACTCCCCTGGGCACATGACAGCAGTGAATGGTAGGGATATGGGCAACTTCAGCATTCACAAGGAAATTCAACTAGAATTCACCTGGAAATCCTGTTAGTCACAGCATCTACCTCACATTGCCTAAGGGATTGACTTTCCAGCCTTCCTAGTACCAGCACCTGAAAATAGGTTTTTGCTTTGGAGTTGCACCGAGATAAATGAGCTTCTTGGGCATATTTAAGTCAaaaccaccctcccccttggtttggttggtgggttttttgggtctTATGACTGTTTATTGACATCCAGGACTGCCCTTCCCAAGAGTCACAAGCAGAAAATGTAGCATCTCTAACTATACAGCTGCCATAGACAGAAAGTTAACAATTATCTGAAAATGTATGGAAAAAAACATGTAAGCCAGAGATACAATTCAAAACTATTCTACAATTCAGTTAATCCTGTCCTGTCTCAAAGCAAATGTTAAAATTGTAAGAATCTTGAAAGATGGGTGTTTTATTCCTCTGAAATGAGATTTTTACATCACCTGAGGACTACAGCCCTAAAGTATAGACAATTTGTTCTCAGTTCATTTTGGAAgacaaaaccacaaaagaaCAATTTTGAGGTTCAGAAAGATTTACAGTACTCTGTATGTATGTGCTTTATACATTCCACCATCATGACAACTGATAGAAAGTTACTGTCAAGCAAACATTATTTAAGGATACAAAGACACTACTATGCCATTATTaatgaaatatatttaatatttggttttaattttcctactatttttccttgctttcttaCAGTGAGCCTGTTTGATTATTGGTGTTTTACCAGAGAGCTGTCATCCCACTCTGGCAACCTTCCTGGTTTTGAATATGTGGTATAATTTACAGGTTTGCTACTCATACCTGTAATATATTGTTTGTCTTTCTAGATGAGAACAATTTCATCTTATCCCCCATAGAGACTGTGAGAACTCATATAAAGAGGACAGTACAAATAATCTTTATCCATTATGATTTATTCTCTACAATACTTCATTAGAGGATAGAGTTCAATTATTTACACTCAGAAATTATTATATAGGTAGGAGGCAACCAAGTGTAATATAAAGAATTGGTCTGACGTCTCTGCACTGTAGGTCAAAAGAGGTCTCCTGCTTTAAGGAAATAAattaaccaaaaaaacccccaacaaaacaacatgTAGTTTCTGAATACAAACAGAAAACAGCACTAATAGTCAGTGAAGACTGCAGAGGTTAATGTACTACGAAAACAAATTATTCTGTGCAAAGGTTAAAATGAACTCTTAGATTtccttacagatttttttttttgttctgataAATTGTAGATATGTGATATTTTGACCATATAACATTCCCAAACTGAAATGGCTTCAGTTGAGATTGACTGTTgaacaacatgaaaaaaaataattaagaaccTCACAGTGGAAACATTTCAACACTGACAGACTCCAGTGATCAAAGACATTCTCCTGTAGTTACTTAAAACAAAGACATTTCATCATTGCAGTGAGATTATTTATCAGTTGTGGTTGTCATGAGAATAAGCCCTTCTAGACCAAAAGGCACTTGCTTCTAAGGATGAGCTAATCCACATCAAACCAGGTAACAGTTGTTTTGAGGAGTAGTTCtacccagctgtcccagccaagcaACCACGGAGAAAATTTCAGATCAATTGGCCACTGATTTTGGTTGTCTCCATCTTGAGGCAATTCAAACTACAATTTGTTCCTAGTTCACCTCTTTCATCCTTATGCATAGCTGCCATGTAATGATCTAGAAACGGGATTATTTCCTGAGACCACCTGTCCTTGTCATACATTTCTCTGAGCTGACTTAGCTATTGACACAGTTTTCAACTGATTTTATAGCTGGACCCTTGTGGGACTAAAGCTGAGAGGGCCTGTTCCTTAGGCAGCAGACCAGTGTTTCTGATCTGCCAGGTTCTCTTCTCACTGCAACAAGACAAGAACACAGTACATATTTAGAGGCATttatgttttgttgttttttgttttttttttaacagactgAGTGGGGAAATAGAAGTGGGAGAGGATAAGACTTCCCCAGTCCCAAACCATCTGTCCCACTTCAGGCTTAAACCAACCAAGTTATTCAATCCTAAAAttctgttctttaaaaaaatgacaactaaccctccccaccccacccttAGTCATCCCCTAGTCAAAGAAACTGAAATCAGGAAAACACTATACACTGTTGAAGACACAGAACAGGGCAAacatctgaaaaagaaacagtatAGTTGAAAAGCCTGGCACTGTATGCCTGCATGACCAGTCTCACTGAGCGTGCTCAGGGGTGAAGTTTTAGCaccatttttttgccttttttttaaaccttttagaaattaaattctAACATAGAACACTTGAACAGTAATGAGTGTAGCCCTATGTATCATACTGTTTGACAGCTGAAACGTGAGTGGTATCCCTGGAGCTGACCCCACCCTCCCCCATCACTACATGGCACCTGGGAGAGTAATTACAAACTGGAGTGCTTTGTAACGAGACTCATTTATTCTCAGCAGCAGGAAGTCATGAAACAATCCTTTCATCTTCAATTGCTTTTCAACAATATCACAAGGGAAAAGTGGCAATTTGTAAGAATGACCCAATACGGAAGGACAGCTGGGTCAATATTGCACCGTTATCCAGAGGAATCTCCCTCACATctttctcctccagcagaaCATTTCACCAACATGAAGCAAAATGGCACAAATTGTGCCTTTCTTCCTTAGGACCAGGAACAGCACCCTGCAGTTCTCAGCTTCCTACCAGCCCAATTCCCTGCCATATCAAGGCATAATTTCAGGCTTCAAACACCAGCCAATTACAACACACAAGCAGTTTCTAAAGAGGTATGGAACCAAACAGCCATGACTCTGCTGTGCACTTGTATTTTCTTCCCTGATCATTACTGACCCTCCAGAAATTtggaaaaccaaccaaccaaacccaccccaaattatATTCTGAAGTCCAGTTATCTCATTGGCAGAGTGTCATAATTTAGAGTTTATGACATCCCTCAATGATGCAGCAGAATAACAACTGATAACTTCCTTTCAGAAAAGAGAATTTCTTGTGATCATCAACCACAGGAGAAAAAACACAGAATGCACATGAGTTTCATGCAGTTTGGGCAACACAAATTTCCCCACTCACTGCCTGGATGTGACAATGACTAAGCCAAGTAAGATTAATCTTACCAGCAAAACTACAGAGCTCCATTCCATAGACCTGCTACAAACTGGAACACTCACAGCCCCTAAGATCAGTAGTCATACTGGCAAAAGTGGCTGTCTTATCAAAAGGAAGGTCCCCAAGACTGTTAGCTTAAATTAAACAAATTTCAGTCACCTACTCTCACTGGTACGACTACAGTCAATGCTCTGcaagcccctccccagccctaaTCCTATCTCTTACAAATATTTGGAAACAAAACTTGGTCGTAACAAAGACTGTCCAAGGACACTCGAGTATCTTTTCCTGTGTGTACACAGCATGTGCCATGTCGCTCTCTTACAGGCAAAACAGCATTGTATTTCATAGCAGGCTTCATCACCAAGAATCCAACCTACCAAGGATCTGAGCTTAAAGCCTTCAAGGGTTTATTTAAATAATGGATTAATTTTTCACATGTTTTCTGTCCATGAGGATGGGGTGCTATCCAGGTGTTCAACCCTCCCCAATATCATGATGTCCACCTGTGATGCGTGGGGACTGCAATCAGCTCTCAGTACACAACAGATAccaaaggttaaaaaaaaaattaaaaagaacctaaaaaatgttttgttggaCTCCGTTGCCCAGGCTGCCAGGGGAATGCTCCTACTTGATCTGGGGGGTTTCTGTAACAAACAACTCAAGTTTCCAGAGTGTCAGTAACACCCAGGAACAGATCAGTCCGAAGCAGCACTTTCACTCCTAAAGGTCTTCTGCACCTCACGACAGTTCGTAGGCATGGAGCCCCAATCCAACTGAACCCCCACGCGGAGGGAAGGCTGAGATAAGGCTTGGGCCCCTGAAGTCCTGTCACGCTCTCATCCTCCCCCCAGGTCAGTGGGAAGGCAGACTTGGCAACGGAAGCTAGCATCATAAAATGGTGCAGTAATAGAAGTAACTGGACCAGGAAGAGGAGGCATCTGCCCCGATGATGTCATAGCCGTTGGCAGCAACTGGGGAGTGGGACTGGTCATGCAGCCGTGTGTCAGGAGTAATGATTGTAGAGGGGGGGGGCATGAAGAGTGCCATTCTGGAAACAATGCTGGCGGGAGGCCATGTACTCTGCATAACTGATTGTCACCTTCTCACTGCGGTACCTGTGGGAACAGCGGCAGAAAAATAACGTCAGACTACGCAACATGGAGGGACTGGACATAAAAACATTCACCCCAGACTCCCCTTTAGCTCACAGCCAATGATGACCAAGAGGAACCCACGTGTATGAAAAACCTATCTGAGCCTGAATTAGCTCCAGTGTCCCGAAAGATGAGCCCTAATCAAGGTGATCATAATTAAAGGGATGCCTGAAGtagcacacaggaaaaaaataatcgaTTTGTATCCTTTTTTATCCACGTGCAATGGGCAAAAATGGCATGAAAAGTGTGCTGGAAGAAGATTCAACTACAGTGATTAAATAACCAGTATTTCACTATTGTTTTCTTCTGTGGTTATCTCCACGTTTGAAAAGGTAGTGAAAAAAATTGAGAGGTGGGTAAAGAGAGGTTTATTATAGCTTATAAATGAGTTAGTCCATGTTGTACAATCAGAATTCACAAAATGTGAAGTTCCTTTGGAGAGACTGGAGTTTTCCAAGTTTTTCCAAAGCATGCTAAACAACAGCCAGCTACAAAGTGGTTATGAGTTGCACTAAGATCACATTACATcagattttaatgaaaatctCAATCCTGTCATCTCCTGTTAGAGAAAACCCTGCACACCCACCTCATTTCTCTAGAGGTAAAGAATGACCTGATAAATTAGTGTTTCTATACAAAACCAGAAAGTCCCAATTTTTACTAATATAAAGGGGGCAGAAACCAATAGCACAGCTAGGGGTATAGAAAAGCAAGCAAATTCTGAAAACCAGCCAAATTTGagtgtggtttggttttaagaCAGCTGTCACCTATGAATAGCTACAGCATTCACAGATGAGCACACTGAGAAAAGGAAGTTCATTGAAACATACAGAAAAAATCAAAGGTTCTGTTTCTTATTCTTTCACATAGACTGTAATATTAAAAGCAGTGACACTTCTCTTAGAAAAATGCCAACTTCGATCCTGCATGGACCAAACACATTGTGCTTAATTCCATGTGCATTATATGCCTAACACATGGCATTTGTGATTTGGTCTTTCACACTGCATCTCCTCTGGAAGAGGCATAAAGACTTACATCaagcacaaatattttaaatcacCCAGAAACCACtataaagtaaaattaaaagacAACAAATACATCTACTTACCTGGTAAGTTTAATTGTTTTCCTAAAATCATTGGTAATGGGAGCCTTAAAGCCACCTTTCCTGAGTAAGGAGTCTATGGTCTGGATCTGATCCCAGTCTATTGAAAAATAGAAGCAAGgcaaatttttcaaaataaaaaaatgtttcaaaaccACAAGAGATGCATAAAAAGAACtctagaaaaacaaacaactaaACAGGAAACCCCGAGCTTCAGAAATCCTAGTGTTGAACTGGACATATATGGCCTGATGCATGCACACTATCTGCACATGCCTACCCCTTTAAACTCATATTGGAGCTGATCTATGAAACAGTAATTCCATTTTCCATTCCATGTCTTCTTATAAAGGTCTGTGCCTTGCTACTGTTGCAGGGACCCCGAATTTTTTCATCATGTGCCACTTAGCTGCCTTGAAAATAAGATAATACTTAGCTCTTTACATAGACAAATTGGGATTGATGCTCTAGTGATAGCACAGTGCACTGCTATGTGAGAGATCAGAGTTAAAATTCCTACCTTAGTCTTTTGCCCCAGAGCCAGAAGGATGCGACCACTCCACTCTGCTaggtggaggaaaggaggaggcaATATTTTGAGCAGTTACCATGGTGACCACTACTCTATTTGAGTGGGAAGTGTGCTTCAGAGGGGCTGTGTTTCTAGCCCTCCTCTGGAGGATGCTACTTTAGCAAGAATGGGGAGGAAAGTGACTCTCCTGTTGGTGCTGTGCAGCGTGCGGTTATCCTAGTTGGTGGGAGAAACATAGAAGAGGAAAGATGCAATGCTGAATGAGGCTGGAAGAGCCATACTTTGAGATCCTCTATTTCTTCAGCCCTAAAATATTCCGACACTAAGATACAGCTGTGCAAAGATATGGGATGAGAGAAGGGCCAGATGAAAACTCAGCAACAACTGTATCAGGTGTCAGTTGTCAAGATTAAGCCTGGTGGTTCCATGGCACCACTATGAAGACAGCATTGTATTCCAAGCCCCAAACTGGTAGATTTAAGTTACCCAATTCTGTGAAACAATGTGTTGACATGTTTGGCTGCCATCTCAAACCCACCTTGTTCCTTAGCAACCTCAGGTAAATACGTGGCTGTGCGTTTGACACCTTTCTCATTGATGAACTCTATTCTGATCCCATGGATTCCAACCTATAGATGGAAATGAACAGCCAAATAACAGGTGTTTGCTAGCACTGAGTCCATGACTGAGTTGTCATTCCCACAACGCTGtgtatctctctctctctctggacaGTTTGGCTTTTGCCTGGATAAGGTCATTCTCTTCCCCACTCTCTGCTCTTGCCTGGCAAGTCTCACAAGTGGCTCTCTTAGCCACCCTTCCCAGACAAGCCTCACCAGTGTCCCTGCCACTTCTCCTGAGGTGGTAAGTCTTGTCAGTTTTCCATCTCTTCTGTCATGCAAGAGAGACAAAATCTCTGCACACAAGAATGATGCCTAAAATTACCCAACTATAAAGTCCACATATATATTCTTCTTGAATGAAATACAATTCCATGTACAAGGTCCTAAAAACCATTCATACCTCTGGTCTTAACtactttttatttccagtttctATCCACACCATCAAAATACTTCCCAGGTTTTTATACATGTATTTACACCCATTGCCTATTGGGCCAAGTCCATGAATCACTTTCATGTTTCTTTTATTCGCATTCAGATCGCCCCCAACCAAAAGCATACTGCTAGGCCatcctcttccttccttctaaTTTTCCAGCCCCATTTCTTCTATTCCCAGTCTCTTCTAACCCCATACACCCCTGTAATGAAGGAGATACATCACCATGTACTAACCCGAACCCGAATGGAACGAGAGAGTGATGCAGAGTTCCAAATGCACCTGTTCTCACCTCCCAGTCCAGGTAGTCACTGGCATCCTCAAAGTTAGTGAGGAGGGAGACAGAGCAGAAGAGTTTGGGCAGCTCCTCGCGGGTCAGGGGGGGAAATCGGCTGTCCTTAAGTGCACTAAAGGGAAGAGAAGATACATCACCCAATACAAGCACCAAATTAAAGTGTCAGATGCTCAATTATCCCCCTTTTGATTATGCCTGCATGAAACGTGATTTGCATCTCTCCCTAATCTAATGAACTGTAATACCAGTGGCAAGCTTCCTGATGCTGTCCAATGCCTACTGCAGTAGGAGAGACATTACGTGATACAGATGTCAAAACTGTTAGTATGCAAGACAGATTTGACAGTAGCTTTAAAATGTCCACTGCAACTCACCTTTTCCAAAGATGTTCCATTAAATCTTGATATATCACCTCACTATAACTATCATACACTCAGGTTTATTTCATTATGAAGTGTATTACGTTGAACTACGTTGATCCAACATCTCAACCTTGAATCCTTACAGACCTTCAGTAAACCAACTAATTTCGTATTCATTTCATTTCCAACAGTTACCTGGTTAATGTATATTCCCTGAGTCCTGAGTGAAGATTCATGGCTGAAAAGGTCCCGATGCAGCCACGAAGCCGCTTGTCTCGCCCCGTCTTCCACGTCACAAAGAGTGGactgaaaaggtaaaaaaaaagaaaccctccAGCCTCTACAGATATTTGGTTGCTAAGGGGAGACAACCAAGGTGTAAAAGAGCCA
It contains:
- the AMMECR1L gene encoding AMMECR1-like protein — its product is MGKRRCVPPLEPKLAAGCCGVKKPKLSGSGTHSHGNQTTTVPSSSSGPLQNHQHTDGNNGRENVSDLTLGPGNSPITRMNPTSGALSPLTRPNGTANSTKNLVVTAEMCCYCFDVLYCHLYGFPQPRLPRFTNDPYPLFVTWKTGRDKRLRGCIGTFSAMNLHSGLREYTLTSALKDSRFPPLTREELPKLFCSVSLLTNFEDASDYLDWEVGIHGIRIEFINEKGVKRTATYLPEVAKEQDWDQIQTIDSLLRKGGFKAPITNDFRKTIKLTRYRSEKVTISYAEYMASRQHCFQNGTLHAPPLYNHYS